One window from the genome of Pedococcus badiiscoriae encodes:
- the rplL gene encoding 50S ribosomal protein L7/L12, with the protein MAKLSTDELLEAFKEMTLIELSEFVKQFEDTFNVTAAAPVAVAAAGAPAGGDTAAAEEQDEFDVVLESAGDKKIQVIKEVRALTSLGLKEAKDLVDGAPKPVLEKVDKAAADKAKEALEAAGATVTLK; encoded by the coding sequence ATGGCGAAGCTCTCCACCGACGAGCTCCTTGAGGCTTTCAAGGAAATGACCCTCATCGAGCTCTCTGAGTTCGTGAAGCAGTTCGAGGACACCTTCAACGTCACCGCTGCTGCCCCCGTGGCCGTTGCCGCGGCCGGCGCCCCGGCCGGCGGCGACACTGCTGCTGCCGAGGAGCAGGACGAGTTCGACGTCGTCCTCGAGTCCGCTGGTGACAAGAAGATCCAGGTCATCAAGGAGGTCCGCGCGCTGACCTCCCTCGGCCTCAAGGAGGCCAAGGACCTCGTTGACGGCGCCCCCAAGCCCGTCCTCGAGAAGGTCGACAAGGCTGCGGCCGACAAGGCCAAGGAGGCCCTCGAGGCCGCCGGGGCCACCGTCACCCTCAAGTGA
- a CDS encoding ATP-binding cassette domain-containing protein, producing MGVEIKVEGLTKRFGSQVIWNDVSLTLPAGEISVMLGPSGTGKSVFLKTLVGLLKPDAGAIWIQDRDLTQLREHDLYEVRKLFGVLFQDGALFGSMNLYDNVAFPLREHTKKSESDIRKIVLEKMDLVGLTGAESKLPGEISGGMRKRAGLARALVLDPEILLIDEPDSGLDPVRTSYINQLFIDLNAQIDATFLIVTHDINSTRTVPDNIGLLYHRHLAMFGPREMLLSSEEPVVRQFLNAQTIGPIGMSEEKDADELASERGQELPPLPPIPLQLGTSDGTPRRGERPPGEWCRANGITPPPGSFQSHNAGVPGVRPTEPVQPTEAAIS from the coding sequence GTGGGCGTTGAGATCAAGGTCGAGGGTCTGACCAAGCGATTCGGGTCGCAGGTGATCTGGAACGACGTCTCACTGACCCTTCCCGCTGGGGAGATCTCCGTAATGCTGGGGCCGTCGGGCACCGGCAAGTCCGTGTTCCTCAAGACGCTCGTCGGTCTGCTCAAGCCGGACGCTGGCGCCATCTGGATCCAGGACCGCGACCTGACGCAGCTGCGCGAACACGACCTCTACGAGGTGCGCAAGCTGTTCGGGGTGCTGTTCCAGGACGGCGCGCTGTTCGGCTCGATGAACCTCTACGACAACGTCGCCTTCCCGCTGCGCGAGCACACCAAGAAGTCAGAGTCGGACATCCGCAAGATCGTCCTCGAGAAGATGGACCTGGTCGGCCTCACCGGCGCGGAGTCCAAGCTGCCCGGCGAGATCTCCGGTGGCATGCGCAAGAGAGCCGGTCTGGCCAGGGCGCTCGTCCTCGACCCCGAGATCCTGCTGATCGACGAGCCGGACTCAGGGCTGGACCCGGTCCGCACGTCCTACATCAACCAGCTGTTCATCGACCTCAACGCGCAGATCGACGCGACGTTCCTCATCGTCACGCACGACATCAACTCCACCCGCACCGTGCCCGACAACATCGGGCTGCTCTACCACCGGCACCTGGCGATGTTCGGCCCGCGCGAGATGCTGCTGAGCTCGGAGGAGCCGGTCGTGCGCCAGTTCCTCAACGCCCAGACCATCGGCCCGATCGGCATGTCCGAGGAGAAGGACGCCGACGAGCTCGCCTCCGAGCGTGGCCAGGAGCTGCCGCCCCTGCCGCCCATCCCGCTCCAGCTCGGCACGAGCGACGGCACGCCCCGGCGCGGCGAGCGTCCGCCGGGGGAGTGGTGCCGCGCGAACGGCATCACGCCACCTCCCGGGTCCTTCCAGTCCCACAACGCCGGAGTTCCCGGGGTGCGCCCCACGGAGCCGGTCCAGCCCACCGAGGCAGCGATCTCGTGA
- the rplJ gene encoding 50S ribosomal protein L10 — MAKADKAAAIAELSDKFRNSGAAVLTEYRGLSVKQITTLRNSLRGNATFAVVKNTLTELAAKDAGVTAFDGQLVGPSAIAFVDGDPVEAAKGLRDFAKANPLLVIKGGVLDGKALTPAEITKLADLESREVLLAKLAGALQASLSQAVYLFAAPLSQTARVVDALRAKVEAEGPVAAAAAPAAEAEAPAVEAPAVDAPAVDAVEETPAEAPVAEATADVAEGGDES; from the coding sequence ATGGCCAAGGCTGACAAGGCTGCCGCCATCGCCGAGCTGTCGGACAAGTTCCGCAACTCCGGCGCGGCCGTGCTGACCGAGTACCGCGGGCTTTCGGTGAAGCAGATCACCACGCTCCGCAACTCGCTGCGCGGGAACGCCACCTTCGCCGTCGTGAAGAACACGCTCACCGAGCTTGCTGCGAAGGACGCCGGAGTCACGGCGTTCGACGGCCAGCTCGTCGGACCGTCCGCCATCGCATTCGTCGATGGTGACCCGGTCGAGGCCGCCAAGGGCCTGCGTGACTTCGCCAAGGCGAACCCCCTCCTCGTGATCAAGGGCGGCGTCCTCGACGGCAAGGCCCTGACTCCCGCGGAGATCACGAAGCTCGCGGACCTCGAGTCCCGCGAGGTTCTCCTGGCCAAGCTGGCCGGTGCCCTTCAGGCGTCGCTCAGCCAGGCTGTCTACCTCTTCGCCGCACCGCTGTCGCAGACCGCTCGGGTCGTCGACGCGCTGCGTGCCAAGGTCGAGGCCGAGGGACCGGTGGCAGCCGCCGCCGCCCCCGCTGCCGAGGCCGAGGCTCCCGCAGTTGAGGCTCCCGCAGTTGACGCTCCCGCAGTTGACGCTGTTGAGGAGACCCCCGCCGAGGCCCCTGTGGCCGAGGCAACCGCAGACGTCGCCGAGGGTGGCGACGAGAGCTGA
- the rplK gene encoding 50S ribosomal protein L11, with product MPPKSKKISGFIKLQIQAGAATPAPPVGPALGQHGVNIMEFVKAYNAATEAQRGNVIPVEITVYEDRSFTFITKTPPAAELIKKAAGVPKGSGEPHKTKVAKLSADQVRAIAEQKMEDLNAHDIDQAMKIIAGTARSMGIDTTL from the coding sequence ATGCCTCCCAAGAGCAAGAAGATCTCCGGCTTCATCAAGCTGCAGATCCAGGCCGGCGCGGCCACGCCCGCCCCGCCCGTGGGCCCGGCCCTCGGTCAGCACGGCGTCAACATCATGGAGTTCGTCAAGGCGTACAACGCTGCGACGGAGGCCCAGCGCGGCAACGTCATCCCCGTGGAGATCACGGTCTACGAAGACCGTTCCTTCACCTTCATCACCAAGACGCCGCCGGCCGCCGAGCTGATCAAGAAGGCTGCCGGGGTGCCCAAGGGCTCCGGTGAGCCGCACAAGACCAAGGTCGCCAAGCTGTCGGCCGACCAGGTCCGGGCCATCGCCGAGCAGAAGATGGAAGACCTGAACGCGCACGACATCGACCAGGCGATGAAGATCATCGCCGGCACCGCCCGCTCGATGGGCATCGACACCACCCTCTGA
- a CDS encoding ABC transporter permease translates to MNNPAIGALRQSGSLFALVLDVIRSLPKRPFQTKEFIQQCWFIASVTIVPTALVSIPFGAVIALQLGTLTRQLGAQSFTGAASVLAVIREASPIVTALLIAGAGGSAICADLGSRKIREEIDAMEVLGISPIQRLVVPRVLAAMVVALLLNGLVSVVGVAGGYFFNVIIQGGTPGAYIASFTALAQLADLWTSEIKALIFGFIAAVVASYKGLTAGGGPKGVGDAVNQSVVITFMFLFVVNFVASAVYFQVVPQKI, encoded by the coding sequence GTGAACAACCCAGCCATCGGTGCGCTGCGGCAGAGCGGGTCGCTCTTCGCGCTGGTCCTGGATGTCATCCGGTCCCTGCCGAAGCGGCCGTTCCAGACCAAGGAGTTCATCCAGCAGTGCTGGTTCATCGCCTCGGTGACCATCGTGCCGACCGCCTTGGTCTCCATCCCCTTCGGCGCGGTCATCGCCCTGCAGCTCGGCACCCTGACCCGGCAGCTCGGCGCGCAGTCCTTCACCGGTGCCGCCTCGGTCCTGGCCGTCATCCGTGAGGCGTCGCCCATCGTCACCGCCCTGCTGATCGCCGGCGCGGGCGGGTCGGCGATCTGCGCAGACCTCGGCTCGCGCAAGATCCGCGAGGAGATCGACGCGATGGAGGTGCTGGGGATCAGCCCCATCCAGCGCCTCGTCGTGCCCCGGGTGCTCGCCGCGATGGTCGTGGCCCTGCTGCTCAACGGCCTGGTGTCCGTCGTCGGCGTCGCGGGTGGCTACTTCTTCAACGTCATCATCCAGGGCGGCACGCCCGGGGCCTACATCGCGTCGTTCACCGCCCTGGCCCAGCTGGCCGACCTGTGGACCAGCGAGATCAAGGCGCTGATCTTCGGCTTCATCGCCGCGGTCGTCGCGTCCTACAAGGGCCTCACCGCCGGCGGCGGTCCCAAGGGCGTCGGGGATGCCGTGAACCAGAGCGTGGTCATCACCTTCATGTTCCTGTTCGTGGTGAACTTCGTCGCCAGCGCCGTGTACTTCCAAGTCGTCCCCCAGAAGATCTGA
- the nusG gene encoding transcription termination/antitermination protein NusG: protein MSDQWTTDKAEPETDQVAADGAASEDTASPVEADSQADVERDETDETDEVERDETDEADAGAHQPQVSTLTFSGDAASDEEDADDAGTEAGDTAEESAVDAAPADPVQEFKDALAAKFGDWYVVHSYAGYENRVKANLENRTTSLNMEDFIFEAEVPMEEVTEIKNGQKKLVRRVRMPGYVLVRMDLTDESWGAVRHTPGVTGFVGNAHQPVPLSLDEVFTMLAPADLESPATAGATGGGAGKAKEVAVVDFEVGESVTVMEGPFETLPATISEINPDTQKLKVLVSIFGRETPVELSFNQVAKI, encoded by the coding sequence GTGTCCGACCAGTGGACCACCGACAAGGCCGAGCCCGAGACCGACCAGGTCGCGGCTGACGGTGCTGCCTCAGAGGACACCGCCAGCCCCGTCGAGGCCGACAGCCAGGCCGACGTCGAGCGCGACGAGACCGACGAGACCGACGAGGTCGAGCGTGACGAGACCGACGAGGCCGACGCCGGGGCCCACCAGCCCCAGGTCTCGACCCTGACCTTCTCCGGTGACGCAGCCTCCGATGAGGAGGACGCAGACGACGCAGGCACCGAGGCCGGGGACACCGCCGAGGAGTCCGCGGTCGACGCTGCCCCCGCCGATCCCGTGCAGGAGTTCAAGGACGCCCTCGCCGCCAAGTTCGGCGACTGGTACGTCGTGCACTCCTACGCCGGATACGAGAACCGCGTGAAGGCCAACCTCGAGAACCGCACCACCTCCCTCAACATGGAGGACTTCATCTTCGAGGCCGAGGTGCCCATGGAAGAGGTCACCGAGATCAAGAACGGCCAGAAGAAGCTGGTCCGTCGCGTCCGGATGCCCGGATACGTGCTGGTCCGGATGGACCTCACCGACGAGTCGTGGGGCGCCGTGCGCCACACCCCCGGGGTCACCGGGTTCGTCGGGAACGCCCACCAGCCCGTGCCGTTGAGCCTCGACGAGGTCTTCACCATGCTGGCCCCGGCCGACCTGGAGAGCCCCGCGACCGCCGGTGCGACCGGTGGTGGCGCGGGCAAGGCCAAGGAGGTCGCCGTCGTCGACTTCGAGGTCGGCGAGTCCGTCACCGTCATGGAGGGGCCCTTCGAGACCCTTCCGGCCACGATCTCCGAGATCAACCCCGACACCCAGAAGCTCAAGGTGCTCGTCTCCATCTTCGGCCGGGAGACCCCGGTCGAGCTGTCGTTCAACCAGGTCGCCAAGATCTGA
- a CDS encoding MCE family protein, whose translation MSTRSSLVKFLIFVAATLLATGTLAATIANTQFGDKATYRAVFTDVTGLAPGQEVRIAGVRVGDVGSIKVAPDHVHALVEFAVLRTSVLTQGTQATIKYRNLVGERYIALTQGVGDAAPLKDGATLGLDHTQSALDLTVLFNGFKPLFAALSPKDVNELSANIISVLQGEGGNINSLLSKTASLTSTLADRDAVIGRTITNLNAVLGTVDAHDASLKQLIDQLQRFISGLAADRTTIGASLTNINSLTAQTADLLQLTRPSIKADIANLRALTTNLNTPSNTAVFEKFISNSPGKINTITRTATYGSWFNFYMCSFAGTIVVPAPAKGAPAIKIPVSKPAGLSAARCS comes from the coding sequence GTGAGCACCCGATCCAGCCTGGTGAAGTTCCTCATTTTTGTGGCGGCGACCCTGCTCGCCACCGGCACCCTCGCCGCGACCATCGCGAACACCCAGTTCGGCGACAAGGCGACCTACCGTGCCGTGTTCACCGACGTCACCGGCCTCGCGCCCGGCCAGGAGGTCCGGATCGCCGGAGTCCGGGTCGGTGACGTGGGGTCCATCAAGGTCGCCCCGGACCACGTGCACGCCCTCGTCGAGTTCGCCGTGCTGAGGACCAGCGTCCTCACCCAGGGGACCCAGGCCACCATCAAGTACCGCAACCTCGTCGGTGAGCGCTACATCGCCCTCACCCAGGGGGTCGGTGACGCGGCCCCGCTCAAGGACGGCGCCACCCTCGGTCTGGACCACACGCAGTCGGCCCTCGACCTGACCGTCCTGTTCAACGGGTTCAAGCCGCTGTTCGCGGCGCTGTCGCCCAAGGACGTCAACGAGCTGTCGGCCAACATCATCAGTGTCCTGCAGGGCGAGGGTGGCAACATCAACTCGCTGCTGTCCAAGACGGCGTCGCTGACCTCGACCCTGGCGGACCGCGACGCGGTCATCGGACGGACGATCACCAACCTCAACGCGGTGCTCGGCACCGTGGATGCCCACGACGCTTCCCTCAAGCAGCTCATCGACCAGCTCCAGCGGTTCATCTCGGGCCTGGCCGCGGACCGCACGACGATCGGCGCCTCGTTGACCAACATCAACTCCCTGACCGCCCAGACGGCCGACCTGCTGCAGCTCACCCGCCCCTCCATCAAGGCGGACATCGCCAACCTGCGGGCGCTCACCACGAACCTCAACACGCCGTCGAACACGGCCGTGTTCGAGAAGTTCATCTCGAACTCGCCCGGCAAGATCAACACGATCACGCGGACCGCGACCTACGGCTCCTGGTTCAACTTCTACATGTGCAGCTTCGCCGGGACGATCGTCGTGCCGGCGCCGGCCAAGGGCGCTCCCGCCATCAAGATCCCGGTCAGCAAGCCGGCTGGGCTCTCCGCCGCGAGGTGCTCATGA
- the rplA gene encoding 50S ribosomal protein L1 — translation MKRSKAYREAAEKVDHSKIYAPLEAVRLAKSSAKAKYDETVEVAMRLGVDPRKADQMVRGTVNLPHGTGKTARVLVFANGDKAEAAREAGADYVGSDELLEKVAGGWLDFDSVVATPDMMGKVGRLGKVLGPRGLMPNPKTGTVTMDTAKAVTDIKGGKIEFRVDKHANLHFIIGKASFDEKSLVENYATALEEILRLKPSSSKGRYIEKATMSTTMGPGIPLDYTRTRNLLVEDEATA, via the coding sequence ATGAAGCGCAGCAAGGCTTACCGCGAGGCGGCCGAGAAGGTCGACCACTCCAAGATCTACGCACCCCTCGAGGCCGTCCGCCTCGCCAAGTCGTCGGCCAAGGCCAAGTACGACGAGACCGTCGAGGTCGCCATGCGCCTCGGCGTCGACCCCCGCAAGGCCGACCAGATGGTCCGTGGCACCGTCAACCTGCCGCACGGCACGGGCAAGACCGCCCGCGTCCTCGTGTTCGCCAACGGTGACAAGGCCGAGGCCGCCCGTGAGGCCGGCGCCGACTACGTCGGTTCCGACGAGCTGCTCGAGAAGGTCGCCGGCGGCTGGCTGGACTTCGACTCGGTCGTCGCGACGCCGGACATGATGGGCAAGGTCGGTCGTCTCGGCAAGGTCCTGGGCCCGCGTGGTCTCATGCCCAACCCGAAGACCGGCACCGTCACCATGGACACGGCCAAGGCCGTGACCGACATCAAGGGCGGCAAGATCGAGTTCCGCGTCGACAAGCACGCGAACCTCCACTTCATCATCGGCAAGGCGTCCTTCGACGAGAAGTCGCTCGTGGAGAACTACGCCACCGCGCTCGAGGAGATCCTTCGTCTGAAGCCGTCCTCCTCCAAGGGCCGCTACATCGAGAAGGCGACGATGTCGACCACGATGGGCCCCGGCATCCCGCTGGACTACACCCGCACCCGCAACCTGCTGGTCGAGGACGAGGCCACCGCCTGA
- a CDS encoding MCE family protein produces MAESSTGVMSRLGNRAYGVGFIVVVGLLVALSVAAFQKRFTPVVMVNLMTDRIGSQMQTSSDVKIRGLIVGEVRSIETTGKGAVLKLALKPEMVDLIPADVSARLLPKTLFGERFVDLVAPTNGAVGRHIAQGDTIGQDRTSVAIELEKVFDDLLPLLRTVQPEKLSATLNALASALDGRGTRLGQNLVLVDNYFKQINPKLPVIKADISGLADLASEYAVVAPNLVRAATALITTSTTIVQKKDQLAGFLAGTAGFANTTADFLDANGGRIIQVGRVQRPTVEVLARYSSEYPCVATAMVNWLPRIDGAWRNKMFHITVEVTQQRPGYKPGEEPRWGETRGPSCQGLPNRVGTQEHPWRGNAFNDGTNHSGSGAAGSALPSMFSGASGQGIAQADAGLAGTEQEQGVIAALLSRDGQPSAITTLLMGPMLRGTVVSQQ; encoded by the coding sequence ATGGCTGAGTCCTCCACTGGTGTCATGTCGCGACTGGGCAACCGTGCCTACGGCGTGGGCTTCATCGTGGTCGTCGGGCTGCTCGTCGCCCTGTCGGTGGCCGCCTTCCAGAAGCGGTTCACGCCCGTGGTGATGGTCAACCTGATGACCGACCGCATCGGGTCGCAGATGCAGACGTCCTCGGACGTCAAGATCCGCGGGCTGATCGTGGGGGAGGTGCGGTCGATCGAGACGACAGGCAAGGGGGCGGTCCTCAAGCTCGCCCTGAAGCCCGAGATGGTCGACCTGATCCCCGCCGACGTGTCGGCGCGGTTGCTGCCCAAGACCCTGTTCGGTGAGCGGTTCGTGGACCTCGTCGCGCCGACGAACGGTGCTGTGGGACGACACATCGCCCAGGGCGACACGATCGGCCAGGACCGCACGTCGGTGGCGATCGAGCTCGAGAAGGTGTTCGACGACCTGCTGCCGCTGTTGCGCACCGTGCAGCCCGAGAAGCTGTCGGCGACCCTCAACGCCCTCGCCTCCGCGCTGGACGGTCGAGGCACCCGGCTGGGCCAGAACCTGGTCCTGGTCGACAACTACTTCAAGCAGATCAACCCCAAGCTCCCCGTGATCAAGGCGGACATCAGCGGGCTGGCCGACCTGGCCAGCGAGTATGCCGTGGTGGCGCCGAACCTCGTGCGCGCCGCGACCGCCCTGATCACCACGAGCACCACGATCGTCCAGAAGAAGGACCAGCTGGCAGGCTTCCTGGCGGGGACGGCGGGCTTCGCGAACACGACGGCCGACTTCCTGGACGCCAATGGCGGGCGGATCATCCAGGTGGGCCGGGTGCAGCGGCCGACGGTCGAGGTGCTCGCCAGGTACTCCTCGGAGTACCCCTGCGTCGCCACTGCGATGGTCAACTGGCTCCCGCGGATCGACGGAGCCTGGCGCAACAAGATGTTCCACATCACCGTCGAGGTCACCCAGCAGCGGCCGGGCTACAAGCCCGGCGAAGAGCCCCGGTGGGGCGAGACCCGTGGCCCGAGCTGTCAGGGCCTGCCCAACCGGGTGGGCACCCAGGAGCACCCGTGGCGCGGCAACGCGTTCAACGACGGCACCAACCACTCCGGTTCGGGAGCGGCCGGTAGCGCGCTCCCCTCGATGTTCTCCGGCGCCTCCGGGCAGGGCATCGCGCAGGCCGACGCGGGCCTTGCCGGCACTGAGCAGGAGCAGGGCGTCATCGCGGCGCTGCTGTCACGGGACGGTCAGCCGTCGGCCATCACGACGCTCCTGATGGGGCCGATGCTGCGCGGAACGGTGGTGAGCCAGCAGTGA
- a CDS encoding MCE family protein — MSIPFRERNPVPIGAAGLASIGLVLYLAFNIQSIPFIGGGNHYRAAFTEAGGLIKGDDVRIAGVKVGKVENVDLAGSHVEVDFKVTEPAAFGDRTGASIRMKTLLGAKYLALEPAGGGQLKQDSEIPLDRTVSSYDIVNAFSDLATTSEEINTDQLATSLTTLATEFRDSPPDVKAALDGLSRLSTTIASRDGELKRLLASANNVSGTVAQRNKAVESIIKDSDLLLVELNARREAIHTLFTNTSAMAQQLTGLVRDNRSQLKPALDQLTKVLAVLEKHEKDLGDTITAMGPFTRLFANVLGNGRWFDTYIQNLTTPVSAGGH; from the coding sequence ATGAGCATCCCGTTCCGCGAGCGCAACCCCGTCCCGATCGGCGCCGCCGGTCTGGCGTCCATCGGGCTGGTGCTGTACCTCGCCTTCAACATCCAGAGCATCCCGTTCATCGGGGGCGGCAACCACTACCGGGCCGCCTTCACCGAGGCCGGTGGCCTCATCAAGGGCGATGACGTGCGCATCGCCGGGGTGAAGGTCGGCAAGGTGGAGAACGTGGACCTCGCGGGCAGCCACGTCGAGGTGGACTTCAAGGTCACCGAACCGGCAGCCTTCGGCGACCGGACGGGTGCCAGCATCCGGATGAAGACGTTGCTGGGCGCGAAGTACCTCGCCCTGGAGCCGGCTGGTGGCGGCCAGCTCAAGCAGGACAGCGAGATCCCGCTGGATCGGACCGTCTCGTCCTACGACATCGTCAACGCCTTCAGCGACCTCGCGACCACGTCCGAGGAGATCAACACCGACCAGCTCGCCACGTCGCTGACCACGCTCGCGACCGAGTTCAGGGACAGCCCGCCCGACGTCAAGGCCGCGCTGGACGGACTCAGCCGGCTGTCCACCACGATCGCCTCGCGCGACGGCGAGCTCAAGCGGCTCCTGGCCTCGGCCAACAACGTGTCCGGGACGGTGGCCCAGCGCAACAAGGCCGTGGAGTCGATCATCAAGGACTCCGACCTCCTCCTCGTCGAGCTCAACGCCCGTCGCGAGGCCATCCACACGCTGTTCACCAACACCTCCGCGATGGCGCAGCAGCTCACCGGGCTGGTCCGCGACAACCGCTCCCAGCTCAAGCCCGCGCTCGACCAGCTCACCAAGGTCCTCGCGGTGCTGGAGAAGCACGAGAAGGACCTCGGGGACACCATCACCGCGATGGGCCCGTTCACCCGCCTGTTCGCGAACGTCCTGGGCAACGGCCGCTGGTTCGACACGTACATCCAGAACCTCACGACCCCTGTCTCTGCGGGAGGCCACTGA
- the secE gene encoding preprotein translocase subunit SecE — protein sequence MTDVSADTRGSGRTGRKRDDGGNPISRFFRSMNLFVSQILDELRKVVRPTRSELVNYTIVVIVFVTFVMALVSSVDFGFTKLVLWVFGG from the coding sequence GTGACGGACGTGAGCGCGGACACCCGCGGCTCTGGTCGCACCGGCCGCAAGAGGGACGACGGAGGCAACCCGATTTCGCGGTTCTTCCGCTCGATGAACCTCTTCGTCAGCCAGATCCTCGACGAGCTTCGCAAGGTCGTCCGGCCGACGCGGTCCGAGCTGGTCAACTACACGATCGTCGTGATCGTGTTCGTGACCTTCGTGATGGCGCTGGTCTCGTCCGTGGACTTCGGCTTCACGAAGCTCGTGCTGTGGGTCTTCGGCGGCTGA
- a CDS encoding MlaE family ABC transporter permease: MSKVLDLAGRPVEALDSLGEQMRFYVRSLAWSPRTLRRYKKEVMRLLAEVSLGSGALSVIGGTVGVIAFLAFFTGSQVGLQGYSSLNQLGTGAFTGFVSAYLNTREIAPLVAGLALAATVGCGFTAQLGAMRISEEVDALEVMGIPSLPFLVTTRMIAGFVAVVPLYVLGLLSSYGATRFIVVHYFGQSAGTYDHYFHLFLPPIDVLYSFLKVMVFAVVIILIHCYYGYNASGGPAGVGVAVGKAVRTSIVAINIVDFFFSLAVWGATTTVRIAG, from the coding sequence ATGAGCAAGGTCCTCGACCTCGCCGGCCGCCCCGTGGAGGCGCTCGACAGCCTGGGTGAGCAGATGCGCTTCTACGTGCGCTCGCTCGCCTGGAGCCCGCGCACCCTGCGTCGCTACAAGAAGGAGGTCATGCGGCTGCTCGCCGAGGTCTCCCTCGGGTCAGGGGCGTTGTCCGTCATCGGCGGCACCGTCGGCGTGATCGCCTTCCTGGCGTTCTTCACCGGCAGCCAGGTCGGGCTGCAGGGCTACTCCTCGCTCAACCAGCTCGGGACGGGCGCCTTCACCGGCTTCGTCTCGGCCTACCTCAACACCCGTGAGATCGCACCCCTGGTCGCCGGCCTGGCCCTCGCGGCCACGGTCGGGTGTGGCTTCACCGCCCAGCTCGGCGCGATGCGCATCTCCGAGGAGGTCGACGCCCTCGAGGTGATGGGCATCCCCTCGCTGCCCTTCCTCGTGACCACCCGGATGATCGCGGGCTTCGTGGCAGTCGTCCCGCTGTACGTGCTCGGCCTGCTGTCGTCCTACGGTGCGACCCGGTTCATCGTCGTGCACTACTTCGGGCAGTCAGCCGGCACCTACGACCACTACTTCCACCTGTTCCTGCCGCCGATCGACGTCCTGTACTCGTTCCTCAAGGTGATGGTGTTCGCGGTCGTGATCATCCTCATCCACTGCTACTACGGCTACAACGCCTCGGGTGGTCCGGCCGGGGTCGGCGTGGCCGTCGGCAAGGCCGTGCGGACCTCCATCGTCGCCATCAACATCGTGGACTTCTTCTTCTCGCTGGCGGTGTGGGGCGCCACGACCACCGTACGGATCGCGGGATGA